The nucleotide window GTACATACTAACCATGTTGATGGCCACGGCGTCCCCGTTCCCCATTTCGGGCTGGTGCTGAACTGGGAAGAGTGGGAGCAACTGGCGGCGCGCCTGCGTGATTTCCAGGTCAAATTTGAGATTGAGCCCTATATCCGCTTTAAAGGGCAGGTGGGCGAACAGGCAACGATGTTTTTCTTCGATCCCTGTGGCAACGCGCTGGAGTTTAAGGCCTTTAAGGATATCAGCCGGATGTTTGCGAAATAGCCTAACGCCACTCCCTGTTTCCCCGGGCATCTTTTTTCAAAGACCGCTTCACGGTCGCCGGTCGCCGTGACCGGTTTTTTTTGTTTTAAGGGTTAATGGCTGCATTATCAGGCAATTCCTGGAGAGGTTCGCGGGCAGGCTGGCAAATAGTGTCTATAGTTAAGGGAGAATTTTATTCGCACAAGGAGATGTTATGGCTACAACAAATGCACCTGAAGAGAACCGCCTGGACGACGACCTGGCGCTGCTGACGAAAACACTGGAAGATGTTCTGAAATCCTCCGGCGATCCGGCAGATCAAAAATATCTCGACCTGAAAGCCAAAGCAGAAGCCTCGTTGAACGACGTGAAGTCTCGCGTCAGCAACGCGACCGACACTTATTATGTTCGTGCGAAACAAGTTGCTTACCGGGCCGATGAATACGTACACGAAAAGCCGTGGCAGGGAATTGGCGTTGGCGCCACTCTGGGGCTGGTCGTGGGACTGTTGCTGGCGCGCCGTTAAGGCTCCAGCTAACAGCAACGGGCGTCCTTCGGGGCGCCCGTTGTGCTTGTGGGCGAGTTAGCCCAGATCAAAACAGCGCGTCTGCTCCCCCGGTAAACTGGAAAAACTCTGATCTCTCCGGACGCCGCAATGCCGCTCTCTTCCGCTCTGCTCCAGCTGCAAAGGCAGCTTCAGGCCGTCTCCCCACATCAGCAGGGTTTCCTGCATTTCTCTGCTTCCGCAGTAGCCTTTCCCGAAGGGTTAGCCTGGCTGGCTGCTCAGCGCGTCTGGCCACAATTTTACTGGCAGGCCAGAGAAGGCGACGAAACGCTGATTGCTCTTGGCGAGGTGGTGCGCGCTGAGACGCTGGCTCAGGCTGCCCGGCTGCTTAAAACCCTGCCCGCGGAAGGGTGTCTGGTTGGCGTCAATGAATTTGCCCTGCAACGATGCTGCCTGTTTTTACCCCGCCTGCTGTGGCGCAGAGGCAGGCTGAACCTGTTCCTCGTGGGCGATCTCTATCAGCAGGCGCAGGCGACACTGCATATGCTCTCCATCCTTCAGCCCGCCGTGCCGCTGCCAGCGCTGCCCGCTTGCCCCTCTGCCTGCCACCATTCTCCTGACCAGCAAGGCTGGCATAACAGCGTGGCGCTTGCGCTACAGGCTATCAGCGCAGGCGAGCTGGAAAAAGTGGTGCTGGCCCGCGCCACCGACGTCAGCTTCCCACAGCCCCTTTCCGCCGCTTCTCTGCTTGCAGCCAGCCGTGAGGTCAACCATCACTGTTATCACTTTCTGTTAGCGCTGAGTCCCCGTCAGGCGTTTCTTGGCTCCAGTCCGGAGCGGCTTTATCACCGTCAGG belongs to Erwinia pyri and includes:
- a CDS encoding VOC family protein, encoding MALSPFHLAIPVHDLAAARHFYGTVFNLPEGRSSEQWVDFDFYGHQLVIHQAPKTAAQDAVHTNHVDGHGVPVPHFGLVLNWEEWEQLAARLRDFQVKFEIEPYIRFKGQVGEQATMFFFDPCGNALEFKAFKDISRMFAK
- the elaB gene encoding stress response protein ElaB → MATTNAPEENRLDDDLALLTKTLEDVLKSSGDPADQKYLDLKAKAEASLNDVKSRVSNATDTYYVRAKQVAYRADEYVHEKPWQGIGVGATLGLVVGLLLARR
- a CDS encoding isochorismate synthase, with the protein product MPLSSALLQLQRQLQAVSPHQQGFLHFSASAVAFPEGLAWLAAQRVWPQFYWQAREGDETLIALGEVVRAETLAQAARLLKTLPAEGCLVGVNEFALQRCCLFLPRLLWRRGRLNLFLVGDLYQQAQATLHMLSILQPAVPLPALPACPSACHHSPDQQGWHNSVALALQAISAGELEKVVLARATDVSFPQPLSAASLLAASREVNHHCYHFLLALSPRQAFLGSSPERLYHRQGLALRTEALAGTCENSEDALQAREWAEALLADEKNRRENGLVVEDICQRLHPVTQGLDVAPAQIVRLRKVQHLRREIQARLHQPDDEQILQRLQPTAAVAGLPRQAALRFIHHHEPFPRNWYAGSVGWLSAGESEFSVALRSAWVEENSVRFYAGAGIVAGSEAHLEWQEINQKVSGLAGLAGVEIANGSCLKSN